A genome region from Paradevosia shaoguanensis includes the following:
- a CDS encoding amino acid ABC transporter permease, with translation MVPRRHPERLVTAGVALLALALLIQLFVTSPRWEWPVVWEYLFSPPILLGVARTIQLTLVAFVLGLALGLIVALMRMSQDPVLRFVAGIFLWFNRAVPVLVTLLFIFFLAALVPEIGFGIPFTGPIFFAVDTNLLISQFTAAVIGLVLIEGAYKAEIIRGGIMSVHVGQTEAAKSLGMTRGLYMRRIILPQAVRVMVPAMGNQFISLFKSTSIVSVIGYSELLTTVQLIYNRTYQTIPLLVVACIWYLSLASLAMYGQRKLEQRFGRGFDADPVPAKSSWARNSWGWVTNWRRA, from the coding sequence ATGGTACCCCGCCGTCACCCCGAAAGGCTGGTGACGGCGGGCGTTGCCCTGCTTGCATTGGCCCTCCTGATCCAGCTCTTCGTGACCAGCCCGCGCTGGGAATGGCCGGTCGTCTGGGAATACCTGTTCTCCCCGCCGATCCTGCTGGGCGTGGCGCGCACAATTCAGCTGACGCTCGTCGCCTTCGTGCTTGGCCTCGCGCTCGGTCTCATCGTGGCGCTCATGCGCATGTCGCAGGACCCGGTGCTGCGGTTCGTGGCCGGTATCTTCCTCTGGTTCAACCGCGCTGTCCCGGTGCTGGTGACGCTGCTCTTCATCTTCTTCCTCGCCGCGCTCGTCCCTGAGATCGGCTTCGGCATTCCGTTCACCGGCCCGATCTTCTTCGCGGTCGACACGAACCTGCTCATTTCCCAGTTCACGGCGGCTGTCATCGGCCTCGTCCTCATCGAGGGCGCCTACAAGGCCGAGATCATCCGCGGCGGCATCATGTCGGTGCATGTCGGACAGACCGAGGCGGCCAAGTCGCTGGGCATGACCCGCGGCCTCTACATGCGCCGCATCATCCTGCCGCAGGCGGTGCGCGTCATGGTTCCGGCCATGGGCAACCAGTTCATCTCGCTCTTCAAGAGCACCTCGATCGTTTCGGTCATCGGCTATTCCGAGCTGCTCACCACCGTGCAGCTCATCTACAACCGCACCTACCAGACCATTCCGCTGCTGGTCGTCGCCTGCATCTGGTACCTCTCGCTGGCGTCCCTCGCCATGTACGGCCAGCGCAAGCTCGAGCAGCGTTTCGGTCGCGGCTTTGATGCCGATCCGGTTCCCGCCAAATCCTCCTGGGCCCGCAATTCGTGGGGCTGGGTCACCAATTGGAGGCGCGCATGA
- a CDS encoding amino acid ABC transporter ATP-binding protein has translation MSGKPMLLAEHVSKSYGALTVLRDINLRLERSQVLSLVGPSGSGKSTFLRCINSLETIEGGMIWVNGSLVGYKQVGDSYHELTERELATQRATCGMVFQSYNLFPHMTALENIIEAPVHVRKVPRKQAIEEARGLLAAVGLSAKADFYPRQLSGGQQQRVAIARALAMKPELMLFDEPTSALDPQLVGEVLDVMRKLADAGTTMVVVTHELEFAREISDFVAFMDGGVIVEYGAPGQVLVDPLDGRTRAFITRQKSAA, from the coding sequence ATGAGTGGCAAGCCGATGCTCCTGGCCGAGCACGTCTCGAAATCCTACGGCGCGCTGACCGTCCTGCGCGATATCAACCTGCGCCTCGAACGCTCGCAGGTGCTCTCCCTCGTCGGTCCGTCCGGCTCGGGCAAGAGCACGTTCCTGCGCTGCATCAACAGCCTCGAGACCATCGAGGGCGGCATGATCTGGGTGAATGGAAGCCTCGTCGGCTACAAGCAGGTGGGCGACAGCTACCACGAGCTCACCGAGCGCGAGCTCGCCACTCAGCGGGCCACCTGCGGCATGGTCTTCCAGAGCTACAATCTCTTTCCGCACATGACCGCGCTCGAAAACATCATCGAAGCGCCGGTCCATGTCCGCAAGGTTCCACGCAAGCAGGCCATCGAGGAGGCGAGGGGGCTTCTCGCCGCCGTCGGCCTTTCCGCCAAGGCCGATTTCTACCCGCGCCAATTGTCGGGCGGCCAGCAGCAGCGCGTGGCCATCGCCCGGGCTTTGGCCATGAAGCCGGAGCTGATGCTCTTCGACGAACCCACCTCCGCGCTCGATCCGCAGCTCGTCGGCGAAGTGCTCGACGTCATGCGCAAGCTGGCCGATGCGGGCACCACCATGGTGGTGGTCACCCATGAGCTTGAATTTGCGAGGGAAATCTCCGATTTCGTTGCTTTCATGGATGGTGGGGTGATTGTAGAGTACGGCGCACCCGGCCAGGTGCTGGTCGATCCGCTGGACGGCCGAACCAGGGCTTTCATCACTCGCCAGAAAAGCGCCGCTTGA
- a CDS encoding MarR family winged helix-turn-helix transcriptional regulator produces the protein MSEQPTLTQHKDAEGQDLDFWTFIDFAVSRMQRDIPIIDAETMRLVMGLRRATDTMFYDLHVLLTKDGTISSTGAMRILLILFVAGPCRVQDIANYAGMSRAAVSALCDTMEKQGTIRRSFSETDRRIVIVESTAEGRAAFEVFFQKHNAREKQWLDVLSNDEKNTLFALLDKVMAPHRSDDTFNKKT, from the coding sequence GTGTCGGAGCAGCCAACGCTCACGCAGCACAAGGACGCCGAGGGGCAGGATCTCGATTTCTGGACCTTCATCGATTTTGCGGTGTCGCGCATGCAGCGCGACATTCCCATCATCGATGCCGAAACCATGCGCCTCGTCATGGGCCTGCGTCGGGCGACCGACACCATGTTCTATGACCTGCACGTCCTTCTCACCAAGGACGGCACGATTTCCTCGACCGGGGCGATGCGCATCCTGCTCATCCTCTTCGTTGCCGGTCCCTGCCGCGTGCAGGACATCGCGAACTATGCCGGCATGAGCCGCGCCGCGGTGTCCGCGCTCTGCGATACCATGGAAAAACAGGGCACCATCCGCCGGTCGTTCTCCGAGACCGACCGCCGGATCGTCATCGTCGAAAGCACCGCCGAGGGTAGGGCCGCGTTCGAGGTCTTCTTCCAGAAGCACAATGCGCGCGAGAAGCAGTGGCTCGACGTGCTCTCCAACGACGAGAAGAACACGCTCTTCGCACTCCTCGACAAGGTCATGGCGCCGCACCGGAGCGACGATACCTTCAACAAGAAGACCTGA
- a CDS encoding metallopeptidase family protein — protein MTDALNQWTDRAAPSLDDFEEMAAAAFAALPDEFRSLVGGVPCMVSEFPDEETVKEMELESEFEILGLFRGVGMPQGGVLEHTGQLPNHIWLYRRPILDYWAESEDGETLGEIITHVLVHEIGHHFGFSDDDMEAIEAAAAQEQA, from the coding sequence ATGACCGACGCCCTCAACCAATGGACGGACCGCGCCGCGCCATCGCTCGATGATTTCGAGGAAATGGCGGCCGCCGCCTTCGCCGCCTTGCCCGATGAGTTCCGCTCGCTGGTCGGCGGCGTGCCCTGCATGGTGTCCGAATTTCCCGACGAGGAAACCGTCAAGGAAATGGAGCTCGAATCCGAGTTCGAAATCCTCGGCCTCTTCCGCGGCGTCGGCATGCCGCAGGGCGGGGTGCTCGAACATACCGGCCAATTGCCCAACCACATCTGGCTCTACCGCCGCCCGATCCTCGATTATTGGGCCGAAAGCGAGGACGGCGAAACCCTGGGCGAAATCATCACCCACGTCCTCGTCCACGAAATCGGCCACCATTTCGGCTTTTCCGACGACGACATGGAAGCGATTGAAGCCGCCGCCGCTCAAGAGCAGGCGTAG
- a CDS encoding AzlD family protein → MVDPLVLLTIVLMASVTYATRIGGYLLLRNRTLSPRATAVMEAAPGCVLISVIAPNFVANNPADLIGIAVTLLAATRFSMLPTVAIGVIATGLLRHFLG, encoded by the coding sequence ATGGTCGATCCGCTCGTTCTGCTGACCATCGTGCTGATGGCCTCGGTCACCTACGCCACGCGTATTGGCGGCTACCTGCTGCTGCGTAACCGGACACTGAGCCCGAGGGCCACGGCGGTGATGGAAGCGGCCCCTGGATGCGTGCTGATTTCGGTGATCGCGCCGAACTTCGTGGCGAACAATCCGGCGGATTTGATCGGGATTGCCGTGACGCTGCTGGCAGCGACGCGGTTCTCGATGCTGCCGACGGTGGCGATCGGTGTGATCGCTACGGGGTTGTTGCGGCATTTTCTGGGGTGA
- a CDS encoding AzlC family ABC transporter permease translates to MTAIDTDNAPFERPVASELRRGMADCMPVLLGIIPYALVLGAQASQKGLTVAEVPLMTGLNFAGGSEFAAIQLWTSPPHVALIAAITFLVNSRHLLMGAALAPYLRHLPKRKALPALFVMTDESWALGLADAKARMARGLEPAFSLPYYIGTAVIFYFSWIFFTTLGAALGPVLGDVEAYGFDMAFPAVFLVLMRGMWKGFRAARPWLVSLVVAALTYLFVPGAWFVGAGAVSGLIAAYLLAGDE, encoded by the coding sequence ATGACCGCGATTGACACCGACAACGCGCCGTTCGAGCGCCCCGTTGCCAGCGAACTGCGCCGCGGCATGGCCGACTGCATGCCTGTGCTGCTCGGCATCATTCCCTATGCGCTGGTGCTGGGCGCACAGGCGAGCCAGAAGGGCCTGACGGTGGCCGAAGTGCCGCTGATGACCGGGCTCAACTTCGCCGGCGGCTCCGAATTCGCCGCCATCCAGCTCTGGACCTCGCCGCCGCATGTGGCGCTGATCGCGGCCATCACCTTCCTCGTCAACAGCCGGCACCTGCTGATGGGCGCGGCGCTCGCTCCGTACCTGCGGCATTTGCCCAAGCGCAAGGCCCTGCCCGCGCTTTTCGTGATGACCGACGAGAGCTGGGCACTGGGACTGGCCGATGCCAAGGCACGCATGGCGCGCGGGCTGGAGCCGGCCTTCAGCCTGCCCTATTACATCGGCACGGCGGTCATCTTCTATTTCTCGTGGATTTTCTTCACGACGCTGGGCGCGGCGCTCGGTCCGGTTCTCGGCGATGTCGAGGCCTATGGCTTCGACATGGCGTTCCCGGCCGTCTTCCTCGTGCTGATGCGCGGCATGTGGAAAGGTTTTCGCGCGGCGCGACCCTGGCTGGTGAGCCTGGTGGTGGCGGCGCTGACCTATCTCTTCGTGCCTGGCGCCTGGTTTGTCGGCGCGGGCGCGGTTTCGGGGCTCATCGCGGCCTATCTGCTGGCGGGAGACGAATGA
- a CDS encoding Lrp/AsnC family transcriptional regulator, with product MQLDDIDRKILTALQRDGRMQNIELAKAVGLSPSPCLRRVKLLEEAGIIDRYVAVLNPAKIGKRLTLFARIWLKAQDEDTIEHFVEEVLKLPEVLECYLMLGDCDVMVRVVAEDIDGYRRFQSEHLSRIRGVQNVKTDVPSQIVKQTSELPL from the coding sequence ATGCAGCTCGACGATATCGACCGCAAGATTCTGACGGCCCTCCAGCGAGACGGCCGGATGCAGAATATCGAACTGGCAAAAGCCGTTGGCTTGTCGCCCTCGCCCTGCCTGCGCCGGGTGAAGCTCCTCGAAGAAGCCGGCATCATCGACCGTTATGTGGCCGTGCTCAACCCCGCCAAGATCGGCAAGCGCCTGACGCTCTTTGCCCGTATCTGGCTCAAGGCCCAGGACGAGGACACGATCGAGCACTTCGTCGAGGAGGTGCTGAAGCTCCCCGAAGTGCTCGAATGCTATCTCATGCTGGGCGATTGCGACGTCATGGTGCGCGTGGTGGCCGAGGACATCGACGGCTATCGCCGCTTCCAGTCCGAGCACCTCAGCCGTATCAGGGGCGTGCAGAACGTCAAGACCGACGTGCCCAGCCAGATCGTCAAGCAGACCTCCGAACTGCCGCTCTAG
- a CDS encoding PAS domain S-box protein: MVAVALLVMLIALFAGAGVYLYWQRYNDTLHNIENRAQASSQLVAVNAQWVIETARQSLRRIDEVLGAEMVVTSDKVGALREAVTSLPQNVQIFVLDAVGNVRYADDPAMTLGGSASTDYFSRLQAGNEWYISPLLIGADKQQFFVVGKRIARDGQFVGVAVVSIPASLMAQIWASLQLGPNSTTSLATDEGDVVTRFPAPEGSVDLRQSPLFTTYLPKAAQGTYVSTSVADGVERIVGYHRVEGTNLVAIAAIALAPAMRDFWSGLTGAAFFATPVLLALLVAAAWIGRLLQQQREAEEVSQRLAAIVESSDDAILSKDLNGVIETWNAGAERLFGYAAEEAVGQPVTMLIPEDRLHEEPTILSKIRRGERVDHHETIRRRKDGTMVDVSLSISPVYGPYGVIGASKIARDITQHRRQEEQMQMLLREMNHRIKNLFTLAGSIVAISARSATSPTDLAQSVSRRMMALSNAHALTMSSIGKDGPGTTFHTLLKTIFAPYASEEGVPVVFNGDDFELGPKAVTHMALLMHEFATNSAKYGALSVSAGRVEISSTECGDDLEIVWRELGGPAAEEPRSEGFGSLIGRATAMQMGGAIERKWGEEGLTITVKLARAALGQ, from the coding sequence GTGGTTGCCGTCGCGCTGCTGGTGATGCTTATCGCGCTCTTTGCAGGCGCGGGCGTCTATCTCTACTGGCAGCGCTACAACGACACGCTGCACAACATCGAGAACCGCGCTCAGGCATCGTCTCAGCTCGTGGCCGTAAACGCCCAGTGGGTCATCGAAACCGCGCGCCAGTCGCTGCGCCGCATCGATGAGGTGCTGGGTGCCGAAATGGTCGTCACCTCCGACAAGGTCGGGGCGCTGCGCGAGGCGGTGACGAGCCTGCCGCAGAACGTCCAGATCTTCGTGCTCGATGCTGTCGGCAATGTCCGCTACGCGGACGATCCCGCCATGACGCTCGGCGGCTCGGCCAGCACCGATTACTTCTCCAGGCTCCAGGCCGGCAACGAGTGGTATATCTCGCCGCTCCTCATCGGCGCCGACAAGCAGCAATTCTTTGTGGTGGGCAAGCGCATTGCGCGCGATGGGCAGTTCGTGGGCGTGGCCGTGGTTTCCATTCCCGCCTCGCTCATGGCCCAGATCTGGGCCTCGCTCCAGCTCGGCCCTAATTCGACCACCAGCCTCGCCACCGATGAAGGCGACGTCGTCACCCGTTTCCCCGCGCCCGAGGGGTCGGTCGACCTGCGACAGTCGCCGCTCTTCACCACCTATCTGCCCAAGGCCGCGCAGGGCACATATGTGTCTACCTCGGTCGCCGATGGCGTCGAACGCATTGTCGGCTATCACCGGGTCGAGGGCACCAATCTCGTCGCCATAGCCGCCATCGCACTGGCTCCGGCCATGCGCGATTTCTGGTCGGGCCTCACCGGCGCCGCTTTCTTCGCCACGCCGGTGCTCCTCGCGCTCCTTGTCGCGGCCGCATGGATCGGCCGCCTGCTGCAGCAGCAGCGGGAGGCAGAGGAGGTTTCCCAGCGCCTCGCGGCCATCGTGGAATCGTCGGACGACGCCATTCTCTCCAAGGATCTCAACGGCGTCATCGAAACCTGGAATGCCGGCGCCGAACGACTTTTCGGCTATGCCGCCGAGGAGGCCGTAGGTCAGCCGGTGACCATGCTGATCCCCGAGGATCGCCTCCATGAGGAGCCGACCATTCTCAGCAAGATCAGGCGCGGCGAGCGGGTCGATCACCATGAGACCATCCGCCGGCGCAAGGACGGCACGATGGTCGACGTCTCCCTCTCGATCTCGCCGGTCTATGGCCCCTACGGCGTCATCGGCGCCTCCAAGATCGCGCGCGACATCACCCAGCATCGCCGGCAGGAAGAGCAGATGCAGATGCTCCTGCGGGAGATGAACCATCGCATCAAGAACCTCTTCACCCTGGCGGGCAGCATCGTTGCCATCAGCGCCCGCAGCGCCACCTCGCCCACCGACCTGGCGCAAAGCGTCAGCCGCCGCATGATGGCGCTTTCCAATGCCCATGCGCTCACCATGTCCAGCATCGGCAAGGACGGTCCGGGCACGACGTTCCACACGCTCCTCAAGACCATTTTCGCGCCCTACGCGTCGGAGGAGGGCGTGCCCGTCGTCTTTAACGGCGACGACTTCGAGCTCGGCCCTAAGGCCGTTACTCATATGGCGCTGCTGATGCATGAATTTGCGACCAACAGCGCCAAATACGGTGCGCTCTCGGTCTCCGCCGGCCGTGTCGAGATTTCGAGCACCGAGTGCGGCGACGATCTTGAGATCGTCTGGCGCGAGCTGGGCGGTCCTGCCGCCGAGGAGCCGCGCTCGGAGGGCTTCGGCTCGCTGATCGGCCGCGCGACCGCCATGCAGATGGGCGGCGCGATCGAGCGCAAATGGGGTGAGGAAGGTCTCACCATCACCGTCAAGCTCGCCCGCGCCGCGCTGGGGCAATAA
- a CDS encoding NAD(P)/FAD-dependent oxidoreductase, whose amino-acid sequence MQYDAIIIGGSFAGLATAIYIARARRTVCIIDTGLPRNRFAEHSHGFFAQDGKAPGEMLAIAREQVAAYPTVSFKSDAAISASKAGDGFEVTLASGEVLGAKRLVLAYGISDELPELPGLAERWGSTAIHCPYCHGYEFSGQKLGVLSLSPMSVHQAQLIPEWGPTTFFLNGQDAPDETIMAQLRARGVVIEPDRVVALHGEGKALSGVELENGRIVETAALYVGPRNRLNSDIAQQLGCEIEEGPLGAIIRTDAMKQTTVLNVFAAGDVTRAAHNVTWAVSDGVMAGSALHRSLVF is encoded by the coding sequence ATGCAGTATGACGCGATCATCATCGGCGGCAGCTTTGCCGGCCTCGCCACGGCGATCTACATCGCCCGCGCGCGGCGGACCGTCTGCATCATCGATACCGGCCTCCCCCGCAACCGCTTCGCCGAGCACTCGCATGGCTTTTTCGCGCAGGACGGCAAGGCGCCCGGCGAAATGCTGGCCATTGCCCGCGAACAGGTGGCAGCTTACCCGACGGTGAGCTTCAAATCCGACGCCGCGATTTCGGCTTCAAAGGCAGGCGACGGCTTCGAGGTGACGCTGGCCTCGGGCGAAGTGCTGGGCGCAAAGCGGCTGGTGCTGGCTTATGGGATTTCCGACGAGCTGCCCGAGCTTCCGGGGCTGGCCGAGCGCTGGGGCTCGACGGCGATCCATTGCCCCTATTGCCACGGCTATGAATTCAGCGGCCAGAAACTGGGCGTGCTGTCGCTCTCGCCGATGTCGGTGCACCAGGCGCAACTGATCCCCGAATGGGGACCGACGACCTTCTTCCTCAACGGGCAGGATGCTCCCGACGAAACCATCATGGCGCAGCTGCGGGCACGTGGCGTCGTCATTGAACCGGACCGCGTGGTGGCGCTGCACGGCGAGGGCAAGGCGCTTTCGGGCGTGGAGCTGGAGAACGGGCGGATCGTCGAGACGGCCGCGCTCTATGTCGGCCCGCGTAACCGGCTCAACAGCGATATCGCCCAGCAATTGGGCTGCGAGATCGAAGAAGGGCCGCTGGGTGCGATCATCCGGACGGATGCGATGAAGCAGACGACGGTGCTCAACGTGTTCGCGGCCGGCGACGTGACGCGCGCCGCGCACAATGTGACCTGGGCGGTCTCCGACGGCGTGATGGCAGGTTCGGCGCTGCATCGTTCGCTGGTGTTCTAA
- a CDS encoding Rrf2 family transcriptional regulator, translated as MKRDSRLSGVLHVLLHMARHDGPLTSEMLAKAMDTNPVVIRRIMAGLRESGYVQSEKGHGGGWTLARPLEAITLRDIYDALGSPSLLAMGNRTESPGCQVEQAVNAALGEVFDAAEAMLLERFGQVTLAVLDANVSNLPRIHDLEHSHAV; from the coding sequence ATGAAACGAGATAGCAGACTTTCGGGCGTCCTGCACGTCCTGTTGCACATGGCGCGCCATGATGGGCCGCTGACATCGGAAATGCTGGCCAAGGCCATGGATACCAATCCGGTGGTGATCCGGCGGATCATGGCCGGGCTGCGCGAGAGCGGCTACGTGCAGTCCGAAAAGGGCCATGGCGGCGGCTGGACGCTGGCGCGGCCGCTCGAAGCCATCACGCTGCGCGACATCTACGACGCGCTGGGCAGCCCCTCGCTGCTGGCCATGGGCAACCGCACGGAAAGCCCGGGCTGCCAGGTGGAGCAGGCCGTCAACGCCGCACTCGGCGAAGTGTTCGACGCGGCCGAGGCCATGCTGCTGGAGCGGTTCGGCCAGGTGACGCTGGCCGTGCTCGACGCCAACGTTTCAAACCTTCCCCGCATTCACGATCTGGAGCATTCCCATGCAGTATGA
- a CDS encoding VOC family protein → MPTRLNPYLGFRDNAREAMSFYQSVFGGKLDVMTFDQMAHDPAEKDKIMHAMLEAPNGLVLMGSDTPAGMTRNPGDNISVSLSGDNDAELRGYWDKLAQGGQVTVPLEKAPWGDSFGMLVDKFGIPWMVNIAGAR, encoded by the coding sequence ATGCCCACACGCCTCAATCCCTATCTCGGCTTCCGCGACAATGCCCGCGAGGCCATGTCGTTCTACCAGTCGGTTTTCGGCGGAAAGCTCGACGTGATGACGTTCGACCAGATGGCGCACGATCCGGCCGAGAAGGACAAGATCATGCATGCCATGCTCGAGGCGCCCAACGGTCTGGTGCTGATGGGCTCGGATACGCCCGCCGGCATGACGCGCAACCCGGGCGACAATATCAGCGTGTCGCTCAGCGGGGACAACGATGCCGAACTGCGCGGCTATTGGGACAAGCTCGCACAGGGCGGCCAGGTGACCGTGCCGCTGGAAAAGGCGCCGTGGGGCGATTCCTTCGGCATGCTGGTCGACAAGTTCGGCATCCCCTGGATGGTCAATATCGCCGGCGCGCGCTAG
- the murB gene encoding UDP-N-acetylmuramate dehydrogenase, protein MNLIPDFDLSRLNTMGLASHARFGAVISTPEEIDELTGLSQETGLPLRILGGGSNLVLRDEIAAVVGVMGTKGRTVERRADGTALVTAQAGEDWSEFVGWTIAQGIPGLENLGGIPGTVGAAPVQNIGAYGVELAERLDSLVVWDLVDRQRRRFSAQDCEFSYRQSLFKCSGNRFVVLEATFALPDTWTANLSYPGLDSLPADADAATIHERVLAVRGAKLPNWRLLGNAGSFFHNPIVRPEVADGIANVPRYPQRDGTVKLSAAWLIEACGLKGVREGQAGVYDRHALILVNHGGATYAEIAGLASRIVNTVRERFGVALVQEPIEL, encoded by the coding sequence ATGAACCTGATTCCCGATTTCGACCTCTCCCGGCTCAACACGATGGGCCTTGCCTCGCATGCGCGGTTTGGCGCCGTGATCTCGACACCCGAGGAGATCGATGAGCTGACCGGCCTGTCGCAGGAGACCGGCCTGCCGTTGCGTATCCTGGGCGGCGGCAGCAACCTGGTGCTGCGCGACGAGATCGCGGCGGTCGTCGGGGTCATGGGCACCAAGGGGCGCACGGTCGAGCGGCGGGCGGACGGCACGGCGCTGGTGACGGCGCAGGCGGGCGAGGACTGGTCCGAATTCGTCGGCTGGACCATTGCGCAGGGCATTCCGGGGCTGGAAAACCTGGGCGGCATTCCCGGCACTGTCGGCGCAGCGCCCGTGCAGAATATCGGGGCCTATGGGGTGGAACTGGCCGAGCGGCTGGATTCACTGGTCGTTTGGGACCTGGTGGACCGGCAGCGGCGGCGTTTTTCGGCGCAGGATTGCGAATTCTCCTACCGGCAGAGCCTTTTCAAGTGCAGCGGCAACCGCTTCGTCGTGCTTGAGGCGACCTTCGCGCTGCCGGACACCTGGACGGCGAACCTGAGCTATCCCGGGCTCGACAGCCTGCCGGCCGATGCCGACGCGGCGACCATCCACGAGCGGGTCTTGGCGGTGCGCGGGGCGAAGCTGCCCAACTGGCGCCTGCTGGGCAATGCCGGTTCGTTCTTCCACAACCCGATCGTGCGCCCGGAAGTGGCTGACGGCATCGCAAACGTGCCCCGCTATCCGCAGCGGGACGGAACGGTGAAACTCTCGGCGGCCTGGCTGATCGAGGCCTGCGGGCTCAAGGGCGTGCGCGAAGGCCAGGCGGGTGTCTATGACCGGCACGCGCTGATCCTGGTGAACCATGGCGGGGCCACCTATGCCGAGATCGCGGGGCTGGCCTCGCGGATCGTCAACACCGTGCGCGAGCGGTTCGGGGTTGCGTTGGTGCAGGAGCCGATCGAGCTCTAG
- a CDS encoding ABC transporter substrate-binding protein gives MSNKIGRRPVIAAMGMGLALSALLGGTAFAQDMLELKLATADTDINPTTDSVLKLAGILGFYEKHGVKVEIVALEGTPQAVAALNSGAVDLADISIDAALRLRADNNLPLRGVVAGTLGAPYLIASKADITKVEDLVGKSFAIADNGSLDHTYTQLVLSSMGVAADGPKYVAIGAPAARVQALAAGKVDATTVSYGTFLPIANTPGINILVAPEDFSAATPGVSKFVATLETTATEKREAIQRFVDALIDASRSFEKDPKQWVTAMETARDDLSPENLQKTADFLAGRWCVNGCLNPSAIAKTVEFTYTTPDFKDVKVVAADDIVDESFTAESIKREGTFDGHTLDPR, from the coding sequence ATGTCGAATAAAATCGGACGCCGCCCGGTCATCGCGGCAATGGGCATGGGGTTGGCGCTTTCCGCACTGCTCGGCGGCACCGCCTTTGCCCAGGACATGCTGGAGCTCAAGCTCGCCACCGCCGACACCGACATCAACCCCACCACCGATTCCGTGCTCAAGCTCGCCGGCATCCTGGGCTTCTACGAGAAGCACGGCGTCAAGGTCGAGATCGTCGCCCTCGAAGGCACCCCGCAGGCCGTGGCCGCGCTCAATTCGGGCGCAGTGGACCTGGCCGATATCAGCATCGACGCGGCGCTGCGCCTGCGCGCCGACAACAACCTGCCGCTGCGCGGCGTGGTGGCCGGCACGCTCGGCGCGCCCTACCTCATCGCGTCCAAGGCCGATATCACCAAGGTCGAGGACCTTGTGGGCAAGAGCTTCGCCATCGCCGACAATGGTAGCCTGGACCACACCTATACCCAGCTCGTGCTGAGCAGCATGGGCGTGGCCGCCGACGGCCCGAAATATGTCGCGATCGGCGCTCCCGCCGCGCGCGTACAGGCGCTGGCCGCCGGCAAGGTGGACGCCACGACGGTTTCCTACGGCACGTTCCTGCCCATCGCCAACACGCCGGGCATCAACATCCTCGTCGCGCCGGAAGACTTTTCGGCCGCGACGCCGGGCGTCTCCAAGTTCGTTGCCACGCTCGAAACCACGGCCACCGAGAAGCGCGAGGCTATCCAGCGCTTCGTCGACGCCCTGATCGACGCCTCGCGCAGCTTCGAGAAGGACCCCAAACAGTGGGTCACCGCCATGGAAACCGCCCGTGACGACCTGTCGCCGGAAAACCTGCAGAAGACCGCCGATTTCCTCGCCGGCCGCTGGTGCGTGAATGGCTGCCTCAACCCCTCCGCGATCGCCAAGACGGTGGAATTCACCTACACCACGCCCGACTTCAAGGATGTGAAGGTCGTGGCGGCCGATGACATCGTGGACGAGAGCTTCACCGCCGAATCCATCAAGCGCGAAGGCACCTTCGACGGCCACACCCTCGACCCGCGCTGA